One segment of Vagococcus martis DNA contains the following:
- a CDS encoding carbohydrate ABC transporter permease, with translation MREKKRVKKVEIRAFSPKVDLFFSILIALFAISCLIPFIFVIIISLTGESALTANGYSFFPKEWSFEAYKYIFSGNMSAKIVRSFGITIFVTVVGTIVNATITSLYAYAISRSNFPFRRFFTLFALITMLFVPGMVANYLVMSNLLQLKDTIWALILPLALGPFNILVMRTFFRKNVPDSIIESARIDGASELKIFVRIVLPLAVPGIATISLFAALGYWNDWFNALLYIQNDNLIPLQYLLMKIQNNLDYLAQNAGMSAQISGGLAALPSESARMAIVVISTLPIAITYPFFQKYFVGGLTIGGVKE, from the coding sequence TTGAGAGAAAAAAAGAGAGTTAAAAAAGTTGAAATACGCGCTTTTAGTCCAAAAGTGGATTTGTTTTTCAGTATTTTAATCGCGTTATTTGCTATTTCTTGTTTAATCCCATTTATTTTTGTCATTATTATTTCACTGACAGGTGAATCGGCATTAACAGCAAATGGATATAGCTTTTTCCCAAAAGAATGGTCATTTGAAGCATACAAATATATTTTTTCTGGAAATATGTCAGCTAAAATTGTGCGCTCGTTTGGAATAACCATCTTTGTTACAGTTGTGGGAACAATTGTAAATGCTACCATAACCAGTTTATATGCTTATGCAATTTCAAGAAGTAATTTTCCATTTAGACGATTTTTTACACTGTTTGCTTTAATTACGATGTTATTTGTACCTGGCATGGTGGCAAATTACTTAGTAATGAGTAACTTACTTCAATTAAAAGATACGATATGGGCGTTGATTTTACCGTTAGCCCTTGGGCCATTTAATATTTTGGTTATGCGGACATTTTTTAGAAAAAATGTTCCAGATAGTATTATCGAATCAGCTAGAATTGATGGCGCGAGTGAATTAAAAATTTTTGTTCGTATTGTATTACCACTTGCAGTACCGGGTATTGCAACAATTAGTTTATTTGCAGCTCTTGGGTATTGGAATGACTGGTTTAATGCGTTACTTTATATCCAAAATGACAACTTAATTCCATTACAGTATTTATTAATGAAGATTCAAAATAACTTAGACTATCTAGCACAAAATGCAGGAATGAGCGCTCAGATATCCGGTGGTCTAGCTGCCTTACCAAGTGAGTCAGCTCGTATGGCGATTGTCGTTATTTCAACATTACCTATAGCAATAACCTACCCGTTTTTCCAAAAATATTTTGTTGGTGGATTAACAATTGGTGGAGTAAAAGAATAA
- a CDS encoding ABC transporter permease: MGDKLKKTWSDIVRYKALILMALPGMIWFIFFFYIPVMANVVAFKDFRISPDGFFASLKQSPWVGFENFKFLFASSDAWLITRNTLVYNIVFLAFNLFFAIAFAIIMSELRNKRAVKVYHTMSLLPYFLSWVVISYFVYAFLSPDKGIINHLLLSNGKTPINWYADPKWWPLIFVILNVWKSLGYNSIIYYASVMGIDPTYYEAAMVDGASKWQQIKNVTIPQIIPMMSVLLILNIGGIFRADFGMFYSVPMNSGALYQVTSVLDTYIYNGMTATGDIGMSAAASLYQSVVGSTLLLGTNAIVRKLDPDAALF; this comes from the coding sequence ATGGGCGATAAATTAAAAAAAACATGGTCTGACATTGTTCGATATAAGGCATTAATTTTAATGGCTTTACCAGGAATGATTTGGTTTATCTTTTTCTTCTATATTCCAGTAATGGCCAATGTAGTTGCCTTTAAAGACTTTAGAATATCTCCAGATGGTTTTTTTGCTAGTTTAAAACAGAGTCCTTGGGTTGGATTTGAAAATTTTAAATTTTTATTTGCCTCAAGTGATGCGTGGTTAATTACTAGAAATACATTGGTTTATAATATTGTGTTTTTAGCATTTAATTTGTTTTTTGCCATAGCGTTTGCCATTATCATGAGTGAGTTGAGAAATAAACGAGCAGTAAAAGTTTATCATACGATGTCTTTACTGCCATATTTCTTGTCTTGGGTAGTTATTTCCTATTTTGTATACGCATTCTTAAGTCCAGATAAAGGTATTATTAATCATTTGTTATTATCAAATGGAAAAACACCAATTAATTGGTATGCTGATCCAAAATGGTGGCCATTGATTTTTGTTATCTTAAATGTATGGAAGAGTTTGGGATACAACAGTATTATCTACTATGCATCAGTTATGGGGATTGATCCAACGTATTATGAAGCAGCAATGGTGGACGGTGCAAGCAAGTGGCAACAAATCAAAAATGTAACCATTCCACAAATTATCCCAATGATGAGTGTGTTATTAATTTTAAACATTGGTGGTATTTTTAGAGCAGACTTTGGAATGTTCTACTCTGTTCCAATGAATTCTGGTGCATTGTATCAAGTGACATCTGTGCTGGATACTTATATTTATAATGGTATGACGGCAACAGGTGACATTGGGATGTCAGCTGCAGCAAGTTTATATCAATCAGTTGTAGGAAGTACCTTATTATTAGGGACCAATGCAATTGTTAGAAAACTAGATCCAGATGCAGCATTATTCTAA